CCTCCGTGCATCCTCCGTGGCCTCCGTGTGAAACGGCAGTTCCTCAGTGCCGTGGCCACGCGCGGAATCACGGATTCCCGCAATGCTTGGCGGCGGCGCATGTGGATGGGTAGATTGCGCCCGCCCCGTCCATCCCCAGAACCCGGCCAACGAACGCCCGTGGAAAAGCCCGAAAAGACTCGCGAGCGCCTGTACCTGATCGACGGATACGCGTTGATCTACCGCGCGTTCTTCGCCCTGATCTCGCGCCCGCTGGTGTCGTCGCGCGGCGAGAACACCTCGGCGGCGTTCGGGGTGGCGCGCTTTCTCATCAAGATCATCGACCAGCACCAGCCGGACTACCTGGGGATGGTCTTTGACGCGGGCGACAGCGAGCGCGTGGAAATGTACCCCCAGTACAAGGCCACGCGCGAAAAGATGCCGGATGAACTGGCGCTCAGCATTCCCCGTATCCGCCAGCTCGTGGAGGCGTTCCGCATTCCCGTGCTGGAGCTTCAGGGCTACGAGGCCGACGACGTGATCGGCACGCTGGCCGGCAAGGCGGTGGATGCGGGGCTGGAGGCCGTCATCGTCAGCGGCGACAAGGACTTCTACCAGCTCATCCGCCCGCACGTGTGCCTGCTCAACCCCGGCCGCGGCGGCCCGACGGCGGTGGAAGAGGAGTGGGTGGATGAGCGGAACGCGCACGAACGGCTGGGCGTCGCGCCGAAGCACGTGGTGGACTACCTGGGCCTGATCGGCGATAGCAGCGACAACGTCCCTGGCGTCAGCGGCATCGGCCCCAAGACGGCCATTCAGCTGATCGAGCAGTACGGGTCTATCGAAGACATCATCGCGCACACAGCGGAGATCAAGAGCAAGCGGGCCCGCGAGGCGCTGGAGGCGTTCGCGGACAGCGCTCGCCTTTCCCGCCGTCTGGTCACCATCCGCGAAGATCTGGCGGTGGATCTGGATACGGAGGCGCTGCGGGTGCGCGAGCCGGACCGCGTGGCGCTCAAGGACCTGTTCCTGGACCTGGAGTTCAACACGCTGGCCCGCGAGTTCGCCGCGGCTCATCCCACGGCTCCGGCGGATGCGGGCGACGGCGCAGAGGCCGCGCCCAACCGGCTGGCCGGCGACTACCGCCTGCTCAGCACCACGGAAGAGGTGCATGCGCTGGTGGCCCAGGCGCGCGAGGCCGGCCGGTTCGCGGTCGATACGGAAACGGACAGCAAGGATCCCATGCGGGCCACGCTGTGCGGCATCTCCATCGGCGTGGTGGTGGGGGAGGCGTTCTACCTCCCCTTCCGCCACCGCACGCGCGGCCCGGACCAGGGCGAACTGCTGGGCGACGCCACGCCGGACGCGGATGCCGGCGTGCGCAACCTGCCGGACCTGCACTCGCCGGAGATGCAGCCGCTGCTCGATCTTCTCGAGGATGAGACGATTGAAAAGGTGGGGCAGAACCTGAAGTACGACTTTCTCGTTTTCCGCCGTGAGGGAATCGACCTGCGGGGGATCGCGTTCGATACGATGGTGGCCAGCTACATCCTGGAGCCGGGCCGGCGCGAGCACGGGATGGACTCGCTCGCGCTCCAGCACCTGGACCACCGCACGATCACGTACGAAGAGGTCGCCGGAAAGGGCAAGGCGCAGATCCCCTTTGCCGAGGTGGAGCTGGAGACGGCGTGCAACTACGCCGCGGAGGACGCCGACATCACCCTGCGCCTGGCCGACAAGTTCGGGCCGGAGATGCAGGCGCTGGAGCTGGATCACCTGTTCCGCGACGTGGAGCTTCCGCTCGTCCACGTGCTCGCGGAAATGGAATACAACGGCATCCGCATCGACGAGCCGTTCTTCGCCCGGATGAGCGAGGAACTGCGCGCCACGCAGAGCCAGCTGGAGCGCGAGATCTACGCGGAAGCCGGTGAGGAGTTCAACATCGGCAGCACGCCGCAGCTGCGAGAGATCCTGTTCGGCAAGCTGGGGCTGCCCGTCATCAAGAAGACCAAGACGGGCGCGTCGACGGACGTGGACGTGCTGCAGGCGCTGGCGGCGCAGGGCCACCGTCTGCCCACGCTGCTGATGCAGTACCGGCAGGTAGACAAGCTGCGCGGCACCTATGTGGACGCGCTCCCGCTGATGGTGAACCCCGAGACGGGGCGCATCCACACCTCGTTCAACCAGACCGTAGCCGCCACCGGCCGTCTGTCATCGACCGACCCCAACCTGCAGAACATTCCCATCCGGACGGAGATGGGCGCGGAAATCCGCCGCGGCTTCATCCCCGCGGAGGGCAACGTCTTCGTGTCGGCGGACTACAGCCAGATCGAGCTGCGCATTCTGGCGCACTACTCCGGCGACGAGGCGTTCGTGACCGCCTTCCGATCCGGCGCCGACATCCACCGGCAGACGGCGGCCCTCATCTTCGAGGTGCCGGTGGAATCCGTCACCAAGGAGATGCGCGACCGCGCCAAGACGGTGAACTTCGGCATCATCTACGGGCAGGGGCCGTTCTCGCTGGCGCAGCAGCTGGGGATCAGCCAGGCGGAGGCCAAGGCGTTCATCGAGGCGTACTTCGAGCGGTTCCCCGGCGTGCGGCGGTACCTGGACGAGCAGATCGAACTCGCCCGGACGCGCGGGTACGTCGAGACGCTCACGGGGCGGCGGCGGTACATTCCCGAGATCCAGTCGCGCAACTGGAATGTGCGGGCGTTCGGCGAGCGAGCGGCCACCAACGCGCCCATCCAGGGCTCGTCGGCGGACCTCATCAAAATCGCCATGATCCGCATTCAGAACGACATCGCGGCGGGGATGGTGCCCGCCAAGATGCTGCTGCAGGTGCACGACGAACTTCTGTTCGAGACGCCGATCGGCACCGAGGACGCT
This portion of the Longimicrobium terrae genome encodes:
- the polA gene encoding DNA polymerase I — protein: MEKPEKTRERLYLIDGYALIYRAFFALISRPLVSSRGENTSAAFGVARFLIKIIDQHQPDYLGMVFDAGDSERVEMYPQYKATREKMPDELALSIPRIRQLVEAFRIPVLELQGYEADDVIGTLAGKAVDAGLEAVIVSGDKDFYQLIRPHVCLLNPGRGGPTAVEEEWVDERNAHERLGVAPKHVVDYLGLIGDSSDNVPGVSGIGPKTAIQLIEQYGSIEDIIAHTAEIKSKRAREALEAFADSARLSRRLVTIREDLAVDLDTEALRVREPDRVALKDLFLDLEFNTLAREFAAAHPTAPADAGDGAEAAPNRLAGDYRLLSTTEEVHALVAQAREAGRFAVDTETDSKDPMRATLCGISIGVVVGEAFYLPFRHRTRGPDQGELLGDATPDADAGVRNLPDLHSPEMQPLLDLLEDETIEKVGQNLKYDFLVFRREGIDLRGIAFDTMVASYILEPGRREHGMDSLALQHLDHRTITYEEVAGKGKAQIPFAEVELETACNYAAEDADITLRLADKFGPEMQALELDHLFRDVELPLVHVLAEMEYNGIRIDEPFFARMSEELRATQSQLEREIYAEAGEEFNIGSTPQLREILFGKLGLPVIKKTKTGASTDVDVLQALAAQGHRLPTLLMQYRQVDKLRGTYVDALPLMVNPETGRIHTSFNQTVAATGRLSSTDPNLQNIPIRTEMGAEIRRGFIPAEGNVFVSADYSQIELRILAHYSGDEAFVTAFRSGADIHRQTAALIFEVPVESVTKEMRDRAKTVNFGIIYGQGPFSLAQQLGISQAEAKAFIEAYFERFPGVRRYLDEQIELARTRGYVETLTGRRRYIPEIQSRNWNVRAFGERAATNAPIQGSSADLIKIAMIRIQNDIAAGMVPAKMLLQVHDELLFETPIGTEDAVREFVRERMEGAATLNVPLKVAGGVGSSWFETK